In a genomic window of Halalkalicoccus sp. CG83:
- a CDS encoding O-antigen ligase family protein has protein sequence MPPYALAGLAVVILLSVLASATDHVAGAHLALAYLFLCVVAFDRYDARENDGISPLLSLQIGLFFAVGTVLVGLVSGGIGLGTVELAAVLVTTVAFVLARDDVGSFLPASLPYLAAYTVLFGVFLHHARPFAAGSGMGLLPVLAGLVLAFNLFVLPRYLTEDAAYWSISGVAAVVAAVGLPAAIVGDFSVGVLEVRTWGESPVLGAAGLEIPVLRSVFANPNTFGLLMFPGIVTSAVLVHRTHARSASSPVSIVPIGCLGLTTLGLWLSNSRAGAFATVVALGIYANYVLHGRGAVPRTLAAVAVASALLLVAIYASILPIDPANRFALWRAGFEAVRHDASLLGRGLVGTRGTIEPYLADGNGGFSVHNTYLSIAIRTGILGGTAYLVLVLGPLVHGALRIDRANVPMLGLATGFAIHQLFEGYTLYGFGPGSILGALALGYVIAGLTTGETRSIPTPADSSATEPALLPDVYRPGRDDRHRTDGGDRR, from the coding sequence ATGCCTCCCTACGCCCTCGCGGGCCTCGCGGTCGTGATCCTGCTGTCGGTCCTCGCGTCCGCCACCGATCACGTCGCTGGGGCCCACCTCGCCCTCGCGTATCTGTTCCTCTGTGTCGTCGCATTCGACCGGTACGACGCGCGCGAGAATGACGGCATCTCGCCGCTGTTGTCGCTGCAGATCGGCCTCTTCTTCGCGGTCGGTACGGTGCTCGTCGGGCTGGTCAGCGGTGGGATCGGACTGGGGACGGTCGAACTCGCCGCCGTGCTCGTAACGACGGTCGCCTTCGTCCTGGCGCGCGACGACGTCGGGTCGTTCCTGCCCGCCAGCCTCCCCTACCTCGCCGCCTACACGGTCCTGTTCGGCGTGTTTCTCCATCACGCCCGACCGTTCGCCGCCGGGTCCGGGATGGGACTCCTCCCGGTGCTCGCGGGTCTCGTCCTCGCGTTCAACCTCTTCGTTCTCCCCCGATACCTCACGGAGGACGCCGCCTACTGGTCGATCTCGGGCGTGGCCGCCGTGGTCGCGGCGGTCGGTCTTCCGGCGGCCATCGTCGGCGACTTCTCGGTCGGGGTTCTCGAGGTGCGGACGTGGGGCGAGAGCCCGGTCCTCGGAGCCGCCGGCCTCGAGATCCCCGTGCTCCGTTCGGTCTTCGCGAACCCCAACACGTTCGGACTGCTCATGTTCCCGGGGATCGTCACGAGCGCCGTGCTTGTCCACCGCACCCACGCACGAAGCGCGTCGTCCCCGGTCTCGATCGTTCCGATCGGGTGTCTCGGGCTCACGACGCTCGGCCTCTGGCTCTCGAACAGCCGGGCGGGCGCGTTCGCGACCGTCGTCGCGCTCGGAATCTACGCGAACTACGTCCTTCACGGCCGGGGGGCGGTCCCGAGAACGCTGGCGGCGGTCGCCGTCGCGAGCGCCCTTCTACTGGTGGCGATATACGCCTCGATCCTCCCGATCGATCCCGCGAATCGGTTCGCGCTGTGGAGAGCGGGGTTCGAGGCGGTTCGCCACGACGCGTCGCTGCTCGGCCGAGGCCTCGTCGGAACCCGGGGTACGATCGAGCCGTATCTGGCCGACGGCAACGGCGGGTTCAGCGTCCACAACACCTATCTCTCGATCGCGATCCGCACGGGAATCCTCGGCGGGACCGCGTATCTCGTGCTCGTCCTCGGCCCGCTGGTCCACGGCGCGCTGCGGATCGATCGAGCGAACGTCCCCATGCTGGGTCTCGCGACCGGCTTCGCGATCCACCAGCTGTTCGAGGGCTACACGCTCTACGGGTTCGGCCCCGGCTCGATCCTCGGCGCGCTCGCGCTCGGTTACGTCATCGCGGGCCTCACGACGGGCGAGACACGGTCGATCCCGACGCCGGCGGACTCGTCGGCCACCGAGCCGGCCCTCCTGCCGGATGTGTACCGCCCCGGGCGGGACGACCGCCACCGAACCGACGGCGGCGATCGACGGTGA
- a CDS encoding digeranylgeranylglycerophospholipid reductase yields MNDRFDVVVAGAGPAGAQCARDLAARDYDVVVLETESEDGFPRQSNKSTGGTFPSMLSAFGIPNEVVMNFTDDIVIESPNEHLVQQQAGGVLDFGAFKNYLVNDGQEKGAEYRFDARVSNPITEGGEIVGVQYNGSKEVYGEIVVDATGPAAPLAKALDVSDLKREKQAIGIEYEFEGVDLDVEGYADLTDAMMLRLDHEFAPGGYSWIFHTGEDTAKVGLCYIQNESYQRYADTRRTVDGYLRHWLDTDPRFRDAERIEGRQHRGSAHIQGPGGLSTDNFMAIGDTVPTIDPLWGEGIHKGMRSARAAAITADQCLIPNEPDTSAENVSLYDDLWHTEVAPKMDARLMLTEMLYLAPNDRYDTLLRDLQRLDENTMAEANQGDKLALAKLLHLDDLPLLAQFAKYRLRR; encoded by the coding sequence ATGAACGACCGGTTCGACGTAGTCGTCGCCGGCGCCGGTCCCGCCGGCGCACAGTGTGCTCGAGACCTGGCCGCGAGGGACTACGACGTCGTGGTCCTCGAAACCGAGTCGGAAGACGGGTTCCCGCGCCAGAGCAACAAGTCGACCGGCGGGACGTTCCCCTCGATGCTCTCGGCGTTCGGGATCCCGAACGAGGTGGTGATGAACTTCACCGATGACATCGTGATCGAGTCCCCGAACGAGCACCTGGTTCAGCAACAGGCCGGCGGCGTTCTCGACTTCGGTGCATTCAAGAACTACCTCGTCAACGACGGCCAGGAGAAGGGCGCCGAGTACCGGTTCGACGCCCGCGTCTCGAACCCGATCACGGAGGGCGGCGAGATCGTCGGCGTGCAGTACAACGGCTCCAAGGAGGTATACGGCGAGATCGTGGTGGACGCCACCGGCCCCGCCGCACCGCTCGCGAAGGCGCTTGACGTGAGCGACCTCAAGCGGGAGAAGCAGGCGATCGGCATCGAGTACGAGTTCGAGGGCGTCGATCTCGACGTGGAGGGGTACGCGGATCTGACCGACGCGATGATGCTCCGACTCGACCACGAGTTCGCGCCGGGCGGCTACTCCTGGATCTTTCACACCGGCGAGGACACGGCGAAGGTCGGCCTCTGTTACATCCAGAACGAGAGCTACCAGCGGTACGCCGACACGCGCCGGACGGTCGACGGCTACCTCCGACACTGGCTGGACACCGACCCCCGGTTCCGCGACGCCGAGCGGATCGAGGGGCGACAGCACCGCGGCTCCGCACATATCCAGGGTCCCGGCGGCCTGAGCACGGACAACTTCATGGCGATCGGCGACACGGTGCCGACGATCGATCCGCTGTGGGGCGAGGGGATTCACAAGGGGATGCGATCCGCGCGGGCCGCGGCGATCACCGCAGACCAGTGTCTCATTCCCAACGAACCCGACACGTCGGCCGAGAACGTCTCGCTCTACGACGACCTCTGGCACACGGAGGTCGCGCCGAAGATGGACGCCCGGCTGATGCTGACCGAGATGCTGTATCTCGCCCCCAACGATCGCTACGACACCCTGCTTCGGGATCTCCAGCGCCTCGATGAAAACACCATGGCCGAGGCGAACCAGGGGGACAAGCTGGCGCTCGCGAAGCTCCTCCACCTCGATGACCTTCCGCTGCTCGCGCAGTTCGCGAAGTACCGGCTCCGGCGGTAA